Below is a window of Bacteroidales bacterium DNA.
TGATCATGAGCGGAAAGAAAATCATCCTATCCGGAACCGGCAGCTCGCTGATTGATTATGTATATTCCGGAATCGACTTTAATTCCCCGGAATTCCGGAAATATCTTTCCCGCAGAACGGGTGACGGGGGCCTGCATCCGGGTCGCCTGGTCTTTGCCGAAGATCTGGAAAAATTTGCCGGCAAGGATTTCCATACCATACTTCATGAATTTGTTGGCGGACGGGAACCCGATGTGGCGAATATTGGCGGTCCCAGCGTAGTATCGCTGATTCATGCCGCACAGCTTTTAAATTCTGAAGAATATGAAGTCAAATTTTATGGAGCATCGGGAGCCGATGAAACCGGTAATTTTTTAAGATCCCGCATTTCACATACTCCGTTGAATATAAAGAATTATAAAGTATACGAGGGAGAGGAGACCCCTTTTACCAATGTTTTATCCGATCCCGGTTACAATGGTGGTGCGGGAGAACGGACTTTTGTCAACAGCATTGGTGCTGCCTGGAGGTTTACACCCGACGATCTGGATGGATCCTTTTTCAATTCCGATATCGTGGCTTTCGGTGGTACGGCCCTGGTACCCCATATTCACGATAATCTGACCGGATTACTGGAAAAGGCTAAGAAAAGGGATTGCCTGACCGTCGTGAATACCGTTTACGATTTTCGAAATGAACAGAAAAGTCCCGGTGAGAAATGGCCTTTGGGGGAACATTCACGCAGTTTTCCCAACATAGATCTTTTATTGATGGATTATGACGAAGCTTTGAAAATTAGCGGAAAGAAAGATGTTCACGCCGCCGTGGAATACTATCGGTCGCTGGGCATTTCTGCTTTAATTATAACAAAGGGCAGTGATGATGCCATTGTATGGTCGGATGGTTCCCTCTTTTCTCCGGACGGATATTATAGCGTTCCAATTTCTGAAAAAGTTGTACGGGAACGATCCGGTCAGGGGTCCCATCAAGGCGATACCACCGGTTGTGGCGATAATTTCGTTGGAGGGGTTTTAACATCAGTTGCAACCCAGATGCAGAGTGGTGACCCTATTTTTGACCTTGAGGAGATCATTTCCTGGGGTATGGCTTCAGGGGGATATGCCACCTTTTATATGGGGGGCACCTATATGGAAAATGAGGCGCAGGATAAATACCAACATGTTCTGCCCTACATAGAAGCCTACAAAACCCAGGTTAAAGGTATTATCAAATAACAGAAGGTCAATTACAGGTCAGAAACAGTTGAAGCGCCCATCCATCCGGGAAGCACGATTCTGGTTGGCAACAAAACCCTGGAGCCTGGTGATGTAACGGTATGGAAAAAATAAGTACGGGCCTCAGTTTTGTTTTGGTTTTGGCATCTGGTTTTATCAGTTTTTATTGAAATGATAATCGGCAAAATCAAGATAGATCTCCCAGTTGTAGTTGTTTAAATCATGGCCTCCGTTGCGTATCACATAACCTGTGGTATTGTAAACCGGCCGGTTGATCACCGGCATTTCTTCCACCGGCAAACCCTTTTTCCCCAGCAGCTTGTA
It encodes the following:
- a CDS encoding carbohydrate kinase family protein, translating into IMSGKKIILSGTGSSLIDYVYSGIDFNSPEFRKYLSRRTGDGGLHPGRLVFAEDLEKFAGKDFHTILHEFVGGREPDVANIGGPSVVSLIHAAQLLNSEEYEVKFYGASGADETGNFLRSRISHTPLNIKNYKVYEGEETPFTNVLSDPGYNGGAGERTFVNSIGAAWRFTPDDLDGSFFNSDIVAFGGTALVPHIHDNLTGLLEKAKKRDCLTVVNTVYDFRNEQKSPGEKWPLGEHSRSFPNIDLLLMDYDEALKISGKKDVHAAVEYYRSLGISALIITKGSDDAIVWSDGSLFSPDGYYSVPISEKVVRERSGQGSHQGDTTGCGDNFVGGVLTSVATQMQSGDPIFDLEEIISWGMASGGYATFYMGGTYMENEAQDKYQHVLPYIEAYKTQVKGIIK